From a single Gimesia fumaroli genomic region:
- a CDS encoding class I SAM-dependent methyltransferase → MAPLSSPEKPNPKRLRLKKSLRSLIEFGGGDQIDQNQFQSTTRKLYDGPAGAVLYLASKLSLHDPLVGRIIKTRRFDVTEFRSILDIGSGAGQILGHLLRETHPEARLVACDLSHQMLKRARNRMDSARPNYLSADLTKLPFRDESFDCVTCGWVLEYVSDPRDGLSEIYRVLQPGGSLFLLATEDKFSGMLNSRTWKCRTYNRVELKQAFEDSGLPWKEQHWFTPIHQFLRLGGIIVEATKPLEAEAIQSL, encoded by the coding sequence ATGGCTCCATTAAGTTCTCCTGAAAAACCCAATCCCAAACGGTTACGCTTAAAAAAATCTTTGCGATCTCTGATTGAGTTTGGTGGTGGAGATCAAATTGATCAAAACCAGTTTCAATCAACCACGCGAAAACTTTATGATGGTCCCGCGGGAGCTGTGTTATATCTGGCGAGTAAATTATCGCTACACGATCCGCTGGTTGGCCGCATTATCAAAACCCGTCGATTTGATGTTACAGAATTTCGCAGCATCCTGGATATCGGGTCTGGGGCTGGCCAGATTCTCGGACACTTACTACGTGAAACTCATCCTGAGGCACGCCTGGTTGCCTGTGATTTGTCGCACCAGATGCTGAAACGTGCGCGAAATCGAATGGATAGTGCGCGACCGAACTATCTTTCAGCCGATCTGACCAAGCTGCCGTTTCGTGATGAATCTTTTGATTGTGTAACATGTGGTTGGGTGCTGGAATACGTTTCCGATCCTCGCGATGGGCTCTCCGAGATCTATCGTGTTTTGCAACCGGGAGGCAGTCTGTTTCTGCTGGCGACTGAAGATAAATTCTCAGGCATGTTAAATAGTCGAACCTGGAAATGCCGTACTTACAATCGGGTTGAACTGAAGCAGGCATTTGAAGATTCAGGATTGCCCTGGAAAGAGCAGCACTGGTTTACGCCAATCCATCAGTTCCTCAGGCTGGGCGGCATCATTGTTGAAGCTACCAAGCCTCTGGAGGCAGAAGCCATTCAATCTTTGTAA
- a CDS encoding inositol monophosphatase family protein, protein MELNALLTALQTHLPEILRWSGAIAKRLRHFNIAVENKTSGSALTDALTLADLTLQELIVAALRDRDPIFLQCRIEAEEKTGDLNRFSEDAPYVLSIDPIDGTKQYRDKTADGYCVMIHLRDSETVHYSLVYIPETGEQGTWVEAVHQRVVCGPDDFSRPARDVLDAMPAIDPKSRPDSSQIYLIGFQDEDTSNAQLVTEAGLKGVPPEEMPGSIYDHLATGAFGGSLIHTPNVYDFPVSLHIARILGGDAVWVHNGEPVNFHEHWLDERADMLRLPGITACSANPQTLKTLCELAKDWSPVRYKD, encoded by the coding sequence ATGGAATTAAACGCACTGTTAACCGCCCTGCAAACACATCTGCCCGAGATCCTCCGCTGGTCCGGTGCCATCGCCAAACGTCTGCGACACTTCAATATCGCCGTCGAAAACAAAACGTCGGGAAGTGCGTTGACCGATGCACTTACCTTGGCTGACCTGACGCTGCAGGAATTAATCGTAGCTGCACTACGTGACCGTGATCCGATCTTTCTGCAATGCCGAATCGAAGCTGAAGAAAAGACCGGAGACCTCAATCGGTTTTCAGAAGACGCGCCTTATGTACTCTCGATTGATCCGATTGATGGCACAAAACAGTATCGCGACAAAACAGCGGATGGCTACTGCGTGATGATTCACCTGCGTGACAGTGAAACCGTTCATTATTCACTCGTTTATATTCCAGAAACCGGCGAACAGGGAACCTGGGTCGAAGCCGTTCATCAGCGCGTGGTCTGTGGTCCGGATGATTTCAGCCGCCCCGCCCGTGACGTACTGGATGCAATGCCTGCGATCGATCCCAAATCACGCCCCGATTCTTCTCAGATCTATCTGATCGGATTTCAAGACGAAGATACTTCCAACGCGCAGCTTGTGACAGAAGCCGGTCTGAAGGGAGTCCCCCCGGAAGAAATGCCGGGGAGCATTTACGATCATCTGGCAACCGGCGCATTTGGTGGCTCATTGATTCATACTCCCAACGTTTACGACTTCCCCGTTTCGTTGCACATCGCCCGTATTCTGGGAGGCGACGCCGTCTGGGTACATAATGGGGAACCAGTAAATTTCCACGAACACTGGCTGGATGAGCGGGCCGACATGTTACGGCTGCCGGGGATCACCGCCTGTAGTGCGAACCCACAAACGTTGAAAACACTCTGTGAACTGGCAAAAGACTGGAGCCCGGTTCGTTACAAAGATTGA
- a CDS encoding ATP-grasp domain-containing protein, with protein sequence MRIAILGNQESWYCEQLSQAAHSRGHDARKIEFRDLASLISGTAPEQCFSYDAAQNQIELNQFDCLIIRTMPPGSLEQVVFRMDLLGRLEQAGVTIFNSPRAIECAVDKYLTTSRLAAAGLPVPATAVCESSEAAMQHFETLGGDVVVKPLFGSEGRGIFRISDPDLAYRSFRTLERTQAVIYLQKYIPHPGYDLRILILNGNIIGAIRRHGMNDFRTNISRQGQAESYQPSDQEVELAVRAAELTQATFAGVDLLCPADAPENLSLLEVNAVPGWRGFQSATNIDVAALVIEYLEQKRNNRPTV encoded by the coding sequence GTGCGGATTGCCATTCTGGGAAATCAGGAAAGCTGGTACTGCGAACAACTGAGTCAAGCCGCCCATTCGCGTGGACATGATGCACGCAAAATCGAATTCCGCGACCTGGCTTCTTTGATTTCGGGAACTGCGCCGGAGCAGTGCTTCAGTTATGACGCCGCCCAGAACCAGATCGAATTGAACCAATTTGATTGTCTGATTATCCGCACGATGCCCCCCGGCTCATTGGAGCAAGTTGTCTTTCGTATGGATCTGTTGGGCCGACTGGAACAGGCAGGCGTCACCATTTTCAATTCGCCCCGCGCCATCGAGTGCGCGGTTGACAAGTATCTGACCACATCCCGCCTGGCTGCTGCGGGCTTACCTGTACCGGCGACCGCCGTTTGTGAATCATCTGAAGCTGCGATGCAGCACTTCGAGACTTTGGGAGGCGACGTCGTCGTCAAACCGCTGTTCGGCTCGGAAGGACGAGGCATCTTTCGCATCAGTGATCCCGATCTGGCCTATCGTTCTTTCCGAACCCTCGAACGCACGCAGGCCGTCATTTATCTCCAAAAGTATATCCCGCATCCTGGCTACGATCTGCGAATTTTGATTCTGAACGGCAACATAATTGGCGCCATTCGGCGGCACGGCATGAATGATTTTCGTACCAACATTTCGCGTCAGGGACAGGCAGAATCTTACCAGCCTTCTGACCAGGAAGTGGAACTGGCCGTCCGCGCTGCGGAGTTGACTCAGGCGACATTTGCCGGCGTCGACCTGCTTTGTCCAGCCGATGCTCCTGAAAATCTGTCTTTGCTGGAAGTCAACGCAGTCCCGGGCTGGCGCGGCTTTCAATCTGCGACAAATATCGATGTCGCTGCGCTGGTGATTGAATATCTGGAGCAGAAACGAAACAATAGGCCTACTGTATAA
- the mch gene encoding methenyltetrahydromethanopterin cyclohydrolase: MSGVLNERACQLTEHLLAKAGELKVIPHALENGAIVVDCGIETPAGIQAGLILSRICMADLGQIQLVPGTLEGQPLPYLQVQTDHAVEACLLSQYAGWKIDVEKFFAMGSGPMRAAAEVEDLYRILAFGESPKKTVGVLEANTLPGVAVVEKISKATGIEPRNIVLLVAPTSSIAGNIQVISRSVETAMHKLFECKFDVHRVQAGFGTAPLAPVAKDHLTGIGRTNDSILYGSAVTLWVTGDDASLQEIGPTIPSNSAACFGKPFLEVFEEANHDFYEIDPSFFSPAIVNFQNLDTGNIFQFGQMNTKLLQHSFGF; the protein is encoded by the coding sequence ATGAGCGGAGTTTTAAACGAACGAGCGTGCCAACTTACAGAACACCTGCTGGCGAAAGCGGGTGAACTGAAAGTCATTCCGCATGCATTGGAGAATGGCGCAATCGTAGTCGATTGTGGAATTGAAACTCCTGCAGGAATTCAGGCCGGTCTAATCCTGTCTCGAATCTGTATGGCCGACCTCGGTCAGATTCAACTGGTTCCCGGCACACTGGAAGGACAACCGCTGCCTTATCTACAAGTACAGACAGACCATGCAGTCGAAGCCTGCCTGCTGAGCCAGTATGCCGGCTGGAAAATCGATGTCGAGAAATTTTTCGCCATGGGATCCGGGCCGATGCGGGCAGCCGCGGAAGTGGAAGACCTGTATCGCATCCTCGCATTCGGTGAGTCACCGAAAAAAACGGTTGGCGTGCTCGAAGCGAATACACTTCCCGGCGTGGCAGTAGTCGAAAAAATCTCGAAAGCAACGGGGATCGAACCCCGCAATATCGTTTTGCTTGTAGCCCCCACGTCGAGTATCGCCGGTAATATTCAGGTGATCTCGCGTTCGGTAGAGACCGCCATGCATAAGTTGTTCGAGTGCAAGTTTGATGTGCACCGAGTTCAAGCCGGGTTCGGAACAGCACCATTGGCCCCCGTCGCGAAAGATCATCTGACTGGCATCGGGCGCACCAATGATTCCATTCTTTATGGTAGTGCGGTCACGCTCTGGGTGACCGGCGATGATGCATCACTGCAGGAAATCGGGCCGACGATCCCTTCTAACTCGGCTGCCTGTTTCGGTAAACCATTTCTGGAGGTTTTCGAAGAAGCCAATCACGATTTCTATGAAATCGATCCCAGTTTTTTCAGTCCGGCAATCGTGAATTTTCAGAATCTCGATACGGGGAATATCTTTCAGTTCGGGCAAATGAATACCAAACTCTTACAGCACAGTTTCGGTTTCTAA
- a CDS encoding dihydrodipicolinate synthase family protein — MAVNLSEQLKGVLPPVITPLTPERRLDPVSAESVYRFMLKQGAHGIFLFGTSGEGPLLREDDRQQATDIAVKVIDGSVPLLVGVIAPGTEQIIEQAKVAKEQGADAIVVCPPFYYPASQKDMLVHYRTIRESVDIPIFAYDIPVMTKVKIEMDTLMTLGKEGTIIGVKDSSGDAVSFHRLVASKPPGMKLFTGAEMLVHAVVLAGADGTVPGLANVGPELFVKLYEAAAENNHEEAVRQQEAIVRLFEVFVCPDGTMNVGYIIGAMKTALRLRGVIEHDTLFHPFPACTPELIARTQSIMQEVGCL; from the coding sequence ATGGCAGTCAATCTCTCCGAACAATTAAAGGGTGTTCTCCCTCCCGTTATCACTCCACTAACCCCCGAACGCAGACTTGATCCCGTCTCAGCAGAATCGGTGTATCGTTTTATGCTGAAACAGGGTGCCCATGGGATTTTTCTGTTCGGAACTTCGGGCGAAGGTCCTCTGCTTCGAGAAGACGATCGGCAACAGGCAACAGATATCGCCGTTAAGGTCATCGATGGTTCTGTCCCACTCCTGGTCGGAGTGATTGCCCCAGGTACAGAGCAGATTATTGAACAGGCCAAGGTCGCCAAAGAACAGGGAGCCGACGCCATCGTTGTCTGCCCTCCCTTCTATTACCCGGCAAGTCAGAAAGACATGCTCGTCCATTACCGCACGATTCGCGAATCAGTCGACATCCCGATTTTTGCGTACGATATTCCCGTGATGACAAAAGTCAAAATCGAAATGGACACGTTAATGACGCTGGGAAAAGAAGGCACCATCATCGGCGTCAAAGACTCCAGCGGCGACGCTGTCAGTTTTCATCGACTGGTCGCCAGCAAGCCGCCGGGAATGAAACTGTTTACCGGAGCGGAAATGCTGGTGCATGCAGTCGTACTGGCTGGTGCAGACGGAACCGTTCCCGGCCTGGCAAATGTCGGTCCCGAACTGTTTGTCAAACTGTATGAAGCAGCCGCTGAAAACAATCACGAAGAAGCAGTGCGACAGCAGGAAGCCATCGTGCGTCTGTTTGAAGTTTTTGTCTGCCCTGATGGCACCATGAATGTGGGCTATATTATTGGCGCGATGAAAACGGCCTTGCGACTGCGTGGCGTAATTGAGCACGATACACTGTTCCATCCGTTCCCGGCCTGCACGCCTGAATTGATTGCGCGTACCCAAAGCATCATGCAAGAAGTAGGCTGCCTGTAA
- a CDS encoding putative hydro-lyase: protein MNDIRSSLHTGALVRRACREGTITGQTSGLAPGFAQANLVILREQDAFPFLRFCQKNPKPCPLLEVTEVGDPSPHNLAESADLRTDLPRYRVWKQGELVEEPTDINHLWRDDLVSFLIGCSFTFESALIEAGLSVKHVDLGVNVPMYRTTIDCESVGMFSGPLVVSMRPLKPADAIRAVQITGRFPAVHGAPIHLGFPEQLGITNLEQPDFGDAVPVEPGELPVFWACGVTPQAVLMQAKPEFAITHSPGCMFVSDLKDKDLAIA, encoded by the coding sequence ATGAATGACATTCGTTCTTCTCTACACACAGGCGCACTTGTGCGACGGGCATGTCGTGAAGGAACCATCACCGGGCAAACGTCGGGGCTTGCCCCCGGCTTTGCTCAGGCGAATCTCGTGATCCTCCGCGAACAGGATGCCTTCCCGTTTCTCCGCTTCTGTCAGAAAAATCCCAAACCGTGCCCACTGCTGGAAGTCACGGAAGTCGGCGATCCTAGTCCTCACAACCTGGCAGAAAGTGCCGATCTTCGCACGGACCTGCCCCGCTATCGTGTCTGGAAACAGGGAGAGCTCGTAGAAGAACCGACTGACATCAACCACCTCTGGCGGGACGACCTGGTCTCGTTTCTCATTGGTTGTTCGTTCACGTTTGAATCCGCGTTGATCGAAGCGGGACTATCTGTCAAACATGTTGACCTCGGCGTCAATGTGCCCATGTATCGCACGACCATCGATTGTGAATCGGTGGGCATGTTTTCTGGACCACTGGTTGTTTCCATGCGTCCCCTTAAGCCAGCCGATGCGATTCGAGCCGTGCAGATCACCGGCCGTTTCCCTGCCGTACATGGTGCTCCCATCCATCTGGGATTTCCCGAACAACTGGGAATTACCAATCTGGAGCAGCCCGATTTTGGCGACGCGGTCCCCGTTGAACCGGGAGAACTCCCCGTCTTCTGGGCTTGTGGCGTGACTCCTCAGGCAGTATTGATGCAAGCCAAACCGGAATTCGCAATTACGCATAGCCCGGGATGCATGTTCGTCTCAGACCTTAAAGACAAAGATCTGGCGATCGCCTGA
- a CDS encoding peptidylprolyl isomerase: MSENRRAEVDAALADVDFDKFNYQVVFETSKGTIKMDLYPDVAPEHCRNIIGLTKIGFYDGIIFHRVIPDFVVQVGCPEGTGTGGPGYTIDAEFNNIPHETGVLSMARTNDPNSAGSQFFICLGRVPHLDNSYTVFGKTSDADSEAVVLEIGNVETNHSDRPLEDVKIISSEVIATEK; the protein is encoded by the coding sequence GTGTCTGAAAACCGTCGCGCAGAAGTCGATGCCGCGTTGGCCGATGTTGATTTCGACAAATTCAATTACCAGGTCGTCTTCGAAACTTCAAAGGGAACGATCAAGATGGACTTGTATCCCGATGTCGCACCGGAACACTGCCGCAATATTATCGGCCTGACCAAGATCGGCTTTTATGATGGAATCATCTTCCATCGCGTGATTCCCGATTTCGTCGTTCAGGTCGGCTGTCCTGAGGGAACCGGAACCGGCGGACCGGGTTATACTATTGATGCCGAGTTCAACAATATTCCCCACGAAACCGGCGTGTTGTCGATGGCCCGGACAAACGATCCCAATTCGGCCGGTTCACAATTCTTCATCTGCCTGGGTCGTGTGCCTCATCTGGATAATTCTTACACGGTCTTCGGAAAGACCAGCGATGCGGATAGCGAAGCCGTCGTCCTGGAAATTGGAAACGTCGAAACCAATCACAGCGATCGTCCGCTGGAAGATGTGAAAATCATCTCATCTGAGGTCATCGCGACTGAAAAGTAA
- a CDS encoding hydantoinase B/oxoprolinase family protein — MNDLNSRKSNQKWEFWIDVGGTFTDCIARSPENEFTPFKTLSSGITKGRIQQICDPTTIVDPSRTGDPAEFWQDYQIEFLNEEGQPIHSAQVTTFDTTTGTLALTAPLPATVKEYAGYELSSGEEAPVLAIRWILGLKKSDTISHVSVKLGTTRGTNALLTRNGARTAFITTKGFADVLLIGNQDRPRLFDLVIQKPEPLFETSVEIEERIDAEGTVLHAPNPEQIRQQLQDLKATEVESLAICLLHSFANPDHEELVARIAEDIGFEEISVSSRLSPLIKIVSRGDTTVMDAYLNPILKDYIKKLRAPLQNCDLKLMTSAGGLVDAAHFVGKDSILSGPAGGVIGYSRVAEIAGFPKSIGFDMGGTSTDVSRFDGTYEREFETRKAGVRIVAPMLSIETVAAGGGSICGFDGIKLHVGPDSAGANPGPACYGRGGPLTVTDLNLYLGKIIPARFPFALDRSAVEQRLTQLCEEIAASPMGKTYTPLELAEGFLQIANANMVRAIRNISVARGYDPADYVLVSFGGAGSQHACAIARALGIHEVLIHPYSGILSAFGIGQADVRRFGQQSVLKLWSAELKQELKARFDTLDQSVHEEVRVEGIPPERINEPEHSLEMRYLGTDATIQIRCQADADELTAFEQEHQRLYGYIHKSRAVEVTALRTEIVGQMEEPNLPAAELISRVPTPLETVETCFQGTLQQSAVYLRDELQPGDQISGPAIICEAISTVIIDPGFDAEILARGETLIRETSQNTGTHHDISTEADPVMLEIFNNLFASIAEQMGITLQKTSISTNVKERLDFSCAVFSSNGDLVVNAPHIPVHLGAMSETVKRIIADNPDLATGDVFVTNDPYRGGSHLPDVTVITPVHHPETSELLFFTASRAHHAEIGGIVPGSMPPFSKTLADEGVLIRNFKLVDQGVSREDELRALLQSGEHPSRSIADNLADVSAQVAANNCGVTLLNDLVRRYSLPVVQAYMIHIQQAATQKMQLALDQIEDGVYSFTDHLDNGAPLSVNITIQGTSATVDFTGTGPVLETNLNANRAIVNAAVLYVFRCLIQEDIPLNSGVLAPIKIILPECFLNPPERETPAECAAMVGGNVETSQRTVDTLLGALNKAAASQGTMNNLTFGDETFGYYETICGGSGATADHDGTDAVHTHMTNTRLTDAEIIERRYPVRLHEFSIRKNSGGAGHHHGGDGIIRRIEFLKPLKISLISERRGEYPPFGLEGGLPGQIGENLLQKANETSQESLGGKFSLSVEAGDTLTIKTPGGGGFGNPE; from the coding sequence ATGAACGATTTAAATTCAAGAAAAAGCAACCAAAAGTGGGAATTCTGGATCGATGTGGGCGGGACATTTACGGACTGTATCGCCCGGTCTCCGGAAAATGAGTTCACTCCCTTTAAGACTCTTAGTTCGGGCATTACCAAAGGGCGAATTCAACAAATCTGCGATCCGACTACAATTGTCGACCCCTCCCGCACCGGAGACCCGGCAGAGTTCTGGCAAGACTATCAAATCGAATTTCTGAATGAAGAGGGACAACCCATTCATTCGGCACAAGTGACGACCTTTGACACCACAACCGGCACTCTCGCGTTGACTGCCCCCCTGCCTGCGACAGTCAAAGAATACGCCGGCTACGAACTCTCGTCAGGCGAAGAAGCTCCGGTCCTGGCAATTCGCTGGATTCTCGGCCTGAAAAAGTCAGACACGATCTCCCATGTCAGTGTCAAACTGGGAACCACGCGCGGCACCAATGCCCTGCTCACCCGCAATGGCGCCCGCACCGCATTCATCACCACAAAGGGTTTTGCCGATGTCCTGTTAATCGGTAATCAAGACCGCCCCCGTCTGTTTGATCTTGTCATTCAGAAACCGGAGCCTTTGTTCGAAACTTCAGTGGAAATCGAGGAACGCATTGACGCGGAAGGCACTGTGCTTCACGCCCCCAATCCTGAACAAATTCGTCAACAACTTCAGGATCTCAAAGCAACGGAAGTAGAATCACTGGCAATCTGCCTCTTGCATTCCTTCGCCAACCCCGACCACGAAGAACTGGTTGCCCGCATTGCAGAAGATATCGGCTTTGAGGAAATCAGTGTTTCCAGCCGTCTCTCCCCGCTGATTAAAATCGTCTCCCGCGGCGATACGACGGTCATGGACGCTTATCTGAATCCGATCCTCAAAGACTACATCAAAAAACTCCGTGCGCCACTTCAGAACTGCGATCTCAAACTGATGACCTCCGCCGGTGGTCTGGTTGATGCCGCACATTTCGTTGGCAAAGACAGTATTCTCTCCGGCCCTGCGGGGGGGGTGATTGGATACTCCCGCGTGGCAGAAATCGCCGGGTTTCCAAAATCGATCGGCTTTGACATGGGAGGCACCAGCACCGATGTCTCGCGTTTCGACGGCACATACGAGCGCGAATTTGAAACCCGTAAAGCGGGTGTGCGTATCGTAGCTCCGATGTTGAGCATCGAAACTGTCGCCGCGGGCGGCGGAAGCATCTGTGGCTTCGACGGCATCAAACTGCACGTCGGCCCCGACAGTGCGGGTGCAAATCCGGGACCGGCCTGTTATGGACGAGGCGGGCCGCTTACCGTAACCGACCTGAATCTGTATCTCGGCAAAATTATCCCCGCCCGGTTTCCTTTTGCCCTGGATCGCAGTGCCGTCGAACAGCGACTCACACAGCTTTGTGAGGAAATCGCTGCGTCCCCCATGGGGAAAACCTACACGCCCCTCGAACTGGCCGAGGGTTTTCTGCAAATCGCCAACGCCAATATGGTTCGCGCCATTCGGAATATCTCCGTGGCCCGCGGCTATGATCCGGCTGACTATGTGCTGGTCAGCTTCGGCGGTGCTGGCTCTCAACACGCCTGTGCGATTGCCCGGGCACTGGGAATCCATGAAGTTCTGATTCACCCCTATTCAGGAATTTTAAGCGCTTTTGGAATTGGACAAGCCGACGTGCGACGGTTCGGCCAACAGTCGGTCCTGAAGCTCTGGTCGGCTGAACTCAAGCAGGAACTGAAGGCCCGCTTTGACACACTTGATCAAAGCGTGCACGAAGAAGTCCGCGTCGAAGGAATTCCCCCCGAACGCATCAACGAACCAGAACATTCGCTCGAAATGCGTTACCTGGGCACCGACGCCACGATTCAGATTCGCTGTCAGGCAGACGCGGATGAATTGACGGCCTTCGAGCAGGAACACCAGCGGCTCTATGGCTACATTCACAAAAGTCGCGCCGTTGAAGTCACCGCACTGCGAACCGAAATTGTGGGACAGATGGAAGAGCCGAACCTGCCTGCTGCGGAACTGATTTCGCGGGTTCCAACTCCACTGGAAACAGTGGAGACCTGTTTTCAGGGAACACTCCAGCAATCGGCCGTCTATCTGCGAGATGAATTGCAACCGGGCGACCAGATCTCCGGACCTGCCATCATTTGCGAGGCGATTTCGACTGTGATCATCGACCCCGGCTTTGATGCCGAAATTTTAGCACGCGGCGAAACGCTGATTCGTGAGACCTCTCAAAACACAGGCACGCATCACGACATCAGCACCGAAGCCGACCCGGTGATGCTGGAGATTTTCAATAATCTGTTCGCTTCGATCGCCGAACAAATGGGGATCACACTTCAGAAAACCTCAATCTCCACCAACGTAAAAGAACGACTCGATTTCAGTTGCGCCGTCTTCTCATCGAATGGCGATCTGGTCGTGAATGCCCCGCACATTCCCGTGCATCTGGGCGCGATGAGTGAAACCGTGAAACGCATCATCGCCGATAACCCGGATCTTGCGACCGGCGATGTCTTCGTCACCAACGATCCCTATCGCGGCGGGTCGCATCTGCCTGACGTAACCGTTATTACTCCCGTGCATCATCCGGAAACCAGCGAGTTATTATTCTTTACAGCCAGCCGCGCCCATCACGCGGAAATCGGGGGCATCGTGCCCGGCAGTATGCCCCCGTTCTCAAAAACACTGGCTGATGAAGGGGTGTTGATTCGCAATTTCAAACTCGTCGATCAGGGTGTTTCGCGAGAAGACGAACTACGTGCATTACTTCAGTCCGGCGAGCACCCGTCCCGCTCGATCGCAGACAATCTGGCTGACGTCTCCGCACAGGTCGCCGCTAATAATTGCGGCGTCACTCTGCTGAACGATCTGGTTCGCCGCTATTCTCTGCCGGTCGTACAGGCCTATATGATTCATATCCAACAGGCGGCAACACAAAAGATGCAACTGGCCCTCGATCAGATTGAAGACGGCGTTTATTCCTTTACCGATCATCTGGATAACGGCGCCCCGCTCTCAGTAAACATCACAATCCAGGGGACATCCGCTACTGTCGACTTTACCGGAACGGGTCCCGTACTCGAAACCAATCTGAATGCAAACCGGGCGATTGTGAATGCAGCGGTGCTGTATGTGTTTCGTTGCCTGATTCAGGAAGACATTCCCCTCAATAGCGGCGTGTTGGCGCCCATCAAAATTATTCTGCCTGAGTGTTTTCTGAATCCCCCTGAACGAGAGACGCCGGCGGAATGTGCAGCGATGGTCGGCGGTAACGTGGAAACTTCACAACGAACGGTCGATACTTTACTGGGTGCCTTGAACAAAGCAGCCGCCAGCCAGGGTACGATGAATAACCTGACGTTCGGCGACGAGACCTTCGGCTATTATGAAACGATTTGCGGCGGCAGTGGCGCAACGGCAGATCATGATGGCACCGATGCGGTACACACTCATATGACCAATACCCGGCTCACCGATGCGGAAATCATCGAACGCCGTTATCCGGTCCGGCTGCACGAATTTTCGATTCGCAAAAACTCAGGAGGTGCAGGACACCATCATGGCGGCGATGGCATCATTCGTCGGATTGAATTCCTCAAGCCTTTAAAAATCTCGCTGATCTCTGAGCGACGCGGTGAATATCCTCCCTTTGGCCTGGAAGGCGGCTTGCCTGGACAGATTGGAGAAAATCTGCTGCAGAAAGCGAACGAAACGTCCCAGGAATCTCTGGGTGGCAAGTTCTCGCTCTCAGTGGAAGCCGGTGATACACTGACGATTAAAACGCCCGGCGGCGGCGGGTTTGGAAATCCGGAATAA
- a CDS encoding Bax inhibitor-1/YccA family protein has translation MNNYNPDYYDQDTTAGGGMFAIDAIASERATFIRKTYMHLAGAILAFMGLEFVILNTPALVQPIMGLFSVSPWMILIAFLGASWLASSMASSAKSLGTQYAGLGLYIFVEAIIFVPILLIASQFNPEAHVIPVAAVVTLCIFGGLTAYVFVTGADFSFMGGFLTIAMFAAIGIAIGSAFFGFSLGLFFTGAMILLMSGFILYDTSNILHHYSTNQYVSASLALFAAVATLFWYVLRLVMMFSSND, from the coding sequence ATGAATAACTACAATCCTGATTATTACGACCAGGACACAACGGCGGGCGGCGGCATGTTTGCCATTGACGCAATTGCTTCCGAACGCGCCACATTTATCCGTAAGACCTACATGCACCTGGCAGGGGCGATTCTGGCCTTTATGGGGCTGGAATTTGTGATCCTTAATACGCCTGCCTTAGTGCAGCCCATTATGGGACTGTTCAGTGTTAGTCCATGGATGATTCTAATCGCCTTCTTGGGGGCCAGTTGGCTTGCCAGTTCGATGGCTTCGAGTGCCAAATCACTGGGCACTCAATATGCTGGTCTGGGGCTGTATATTTTTGTGGAAGCGATCATTTTTGTACCGATCCTACTGATCGCAAGTCAATTTAACCCTGAGGCCCATGTTATTCCGGTAGCGGCAGTCGTGACTCTCTGTATCTTCGGTGGACTGACTGCCTATGTATTTGTGACAGGAGCAGATTTCTCCTTCATGGGCGGTTTTCTGACGATCGCTATGTTTGCCGCAATTGGAATTGCCATCGGCAGTGCTTTTTTCGGCTTCTCATTGGGACTCTTCTTTACCGGTGCGATGATCCTTCTGATGAGTGGTTTCATTCTGTATGACACATCGAACATTCTGCATCACTACTCAACCAATCAATACGTGTCGGCCTCATTGGCTTTGTTTGCTGCTGTTGCGACACTCTTCTGGTATGTGCTGCGGCTTGTGATGATGTTCTCATCAAACGACTAA